In the Telopea speciosissima isolate NSW1024214 ecotype Mountain lineage chromosome 2, Tspe_v1, whole genome shotgun sequence genome, one interval contains:
- the LOC122651209 gene encoding epoxide hydrolase A-like — MAVSGVDLSVAIQVEWISVTRLNYFKQEEEEELLSFFLADQIEHKYIDVKGLKLHVAEIGTGASVVVFLHGFPEIWYSWRHQMIAVANAGFRALAPDFRGYGLSQQPHEPEKSSFKDLLDDLLAILDFFSIPKAFLIGKDFGAPVANLFAVLFPERVSGVVTMGVPYVPPPTSSLFTQIPEGFYVSRWQKPGRAEADFGRFNVKTVVRNIYILFSGSELPIAGENQEIMDLVDPSTPLPPWFTEEDLAVYATLYEKSGFRTALQVPYRTLQEEFNLTDPRVKVPALLIMGGKDYCLKVPGMEDYVNSGKLKDYFVPDLDITFLPEGSHFVQEQFPDQVNQLIATFLSKHTC; from the exons atggCGGTCTCAGGAGTTGATTTGTCTGTAGCCATCCAAGTGGAGTGGA TTTCAGTCACAAGACTGAACTACTTCAAgcaggaggaagaggaggagcttCTGTCTTTCTTTCTTGCTG ATCAGATAGAGCACAAATACATTGATGTAAAAGGGCTGAAGCTTCATGTCGCCGAGATAGGAACTG GGGCGTCAGTGGTGGTGTTCTTGCATGGGTTCCCTGAGATATGGTATTCATGGCGGCACCAGATGATCGCCGTTGCCAATGCTGGATTCAGGGCACTAGCACCCGATTTCAGAGGTTATGGCCTCTCCCAGCAGCCCCATGAACCGGAGAAGTCCTCATTCAAGGACCTCCTTGATGATCTACTTGCCATTCTCGACTTCTTCTCCATTCCCAAG GCTTTCCTCATTGGGAAAGATTTTGGAGCCCCTGTTGCCAATTTGTTTGCAGTTCTCTTCCCAGAGAGGGTCTCAGGAGTGGTAACAATGGGGGTGCCATATGTTCCCCCTCCAACATCTTCATTGTTTACCCAGATTCCCGAAGGCTTCTACGTTTCGAGATGGCAG AAACCTGGAAGAGCTGAAGCAGATTTTGGTCGCTTCAATGTTAAGACGGTGGTGCGAAACATCTACATTCTTTTCTCAGGAAGTGAACTACCAATAGCTGGTGAGAATCAGGAGATCATGGACTTGGTGGATCCGTCTACTCCTCTGCCTCCCTGGTTCACTGAGGAAGATCTTGCAGTGTATGCAACATTATACGAAAAATCTGGATTCCGTACTGCATTGCAAGTCCCATATAG GACATTGCAAGAGGAATTTAACTTGACAGATCCAAGAGTTAAAGTACCAGCACTGCTGATCATGGGCGGAAAGGACTATTGCCTCAAAGTCCCAGGAATGGAGGACTACGTGAACAGTGGAAAGCTGAAAGATTATTTTGTCCCTGATTTGGATATCACATTCTTGCCCGAAGGATCACATTTCGTTCAAGAGCAATTTCCAGATCAGGTGAACCAGCTCATTGCAACTTTCCTCAGCAAGCATACTTGCTAA
- the LOC122651211 gene encoding uncharacterized protein LOC122651211 encodes MAPAVPHDEYSSGLKSSGRRTETMIVQNFFLVLDSGVIDHMVVGLIKDPKMGTTIFVLLMIYLVMIKCASSSEEGDRSSLFKKQEDYDLEDLELQPAKLLISNKPAAVKSIKTKNGDIYDCVDIKKQPAFDHPLLRNHTIQMKPSSFPVGLMVNKELLESKPSDTTGVKGKRCPPGTVLIQRTQKEEDITSMAKSQFATFQLGGLDRKYYGGYVHFGIDQPKVSSINQFSASVLWIENGPIHQLNSIQVGWTVNPRLFGDNKTRVFSYWTADGFHKTGCFNLLCPGFVQVSRKKTLGTVYDVISIYGGQQYEDDFLVYKDPNSGNWWYVTYLNGGHEAVGYWPSTLFTTLRDSASMITAGGEVYSPTSEGSPQMGKGVFPVRGDSRLAASARRLQFMDEKQLLLDPIASLLKIQTDNPACYKVELVNTPYEYWKNSILFGGPGGACGN; translated from the exons atggcacctgcagTGCCACACGATGAGTACAGCAGCGGATTAAAGTCCAGTGGAAGAAGAACAGAGACTATGATTGTCCAAAATTTTTTCTTG GTTTTGGATTCTGGTGTGATTGATCATATGGTTGTTGGCCTAATAAAGGATCCAAAGATGGGAACAACTATTTTTGTTCTCTTAATGATATATTTGGTAATGATAAAGTGtgcatcatcatcagaagaaggaGATAGAAGTAGTCTCTTCAAAAAACAAGAAGATTATGATCTGGAGGATTTGGAGTTGCAACCCGCCAAGCTTCTTATTAGCAATAAGCCAGCAGCAGTGAAGTCTATAAAA ACTAAAAATGGAGATATTTATGATTGCGTGGATATCAAGAAGCAACCAGCATTCGATCACCCCTTGCTCAGAAATCATACCATTCag ATGAAACCCAGTTCCTTTCCAGTAGGGTTAATGGTTAACAAAGAACTATTAGAATCCAAACCTTCAGATACCACCGGAGTCAAGGGTAAAAGGTGTCCACCAGGGACAGTCTTAATACAGAGGACTCAAAAGGAGGAGGATATAACAAGCATGGCCAAATCACAA TTTGCAACATTTCAACTAGGAGGTTTGGATAGGAAGTATTATGGCGGGTATGTACACTTTGGGATTGATCAACCAAAGGTTTCTTCAATCAACCAGTTCAGTGCATCAGTATTATGGATTGAAAATGGCCCTATTCATCAACTCAACAGTATTCAAGTTGGATGGACA gtAAATCCACGGTTATTTGGTGATAACAAAACTCGGGTTTTTTCTTATTGGACG GCAGATGGATTTCACAAGACGGGTTGCTTTAATCTCCTTTGCCCAGGTTTTGTACAGGTCAGCCGTAAAAAGACCCTTGGTACTGTCTATGATGTAATTTCCATATACGGGGGACAGCAATATGAGGATGATTTTCTTGTGTATAAG GATCCAAACTCTGGAAATTGGTGGTATGTTACGTATTTGAATGGAGGACATGAGGCTGTTGGATATTGGCCATCAACCTTATTCACAACCTTAAGAGACTCTGCATCTATGATAACAGCTGGTGGGGAGGTCTATAGCCCTACAAGTGAAGGTAGCCCTCAAATGGGGAAAGGCGTTTTTCCAGTACGTGGCGACTCTCGATTGGCAGCTTCTGCAAGAAGGTTACAATTCATGGATGAGAAACAGTTACTACTGGATCCTATAGCTTCTTTATTGAAGATTCAAACGGATAATCCTGCATGCTATAAGGTGGAATTGGTAAATACTCCCTACGAGTATTGGAAAAATTCTATCTTATTTGGAGGACCGGGTGGTGCATGTGGAAATTGA